One genomic segment of Rubripirellula amarantea includes these proteins:
- a CDS encoding rhodanese-like domain-containing protein — MSLGDLIIRLCDAGFGAFEAARRLLCQRRVKTITTSDLQSAMTSRETSPVLVDVRSDSEHAVSRIPGAITQQEYKAGSEELAGRRVVAYCTVGGRSYLFARKLVAGGVDAVNYRDSILGWCRAGLPLESPDGKATNDVHPYWRIFHVPDEYEVRTNASQDAQSGL; from the coding sequence ATGTCACTCGGTGATCTGATCATTCGTCTTTGCGATGCCGGCTTCGGTGCCTTCGAAGCGGCGCGGCGGTTGCTTTGCCAAAGAAGGGTGAAGACGATCACGACCTCGGATCTGCAATCCGCAATGACCTCGCGCGAGACTTCGCCGGTGTTAGTCGATGTCCGCAGCGATTCGGAACATGCGGTGTCTCGAATTCCGGGTGCGATCACGCAGCAGGAATACAAAGCCGGCTCGGAGGAATTGGCGGGCAGAAGGGTGGTGGCTTATTGCACGGTTGGCGGACGCAGTTATTTGTTCGCCCGGAAGCTGGTGGCCGGCGGCGTCGATGCGGTGAACTATCGCGACAGCATCCTGGGTTGGTGCCGTGCCGGCTTGCCGTTGGAATCGCCCGACGGAAAGGCAACCAACGACGTGCATCCCTACTGGCGGATCTTCCATGTCCCGGACGAGTACGAAGTGAGAACGAACGCCTCCCAAGACGCCCAATCCGGGTTATGA
- a CDS encoding thiol-disulfide oxidoreductase DCC family protein encodes MSTDITNPDHSVTRDHSVEVFYDGECPLCVREIKLLRWLDRKQNIRFTDIAAAEFNASNYGKTPDQFMDEIHGRLPAKDGQPAQWIIGVEVFRRLYAAVGFGLLVWPTRLPGVSHAMNFGYHIFAKNRLRLTGRCTTDTCKVS; translated from the coding sequence ATGAGCACCGACATCACTAATCCCGATCACAGTGTTACTCGGGACCATTCTGTCGAAGTCTTCTACGACGGCGAATGTCCACTCTGCGTCCGCGAGATCAAACTCCTGCGTTGGCTCGACCGCAAGCAAAACATTCGCTTCACCGACATCGCCGCTGCTGAATTCAACGCCTCCAACTACGGCAAAACGCCCGACCAATTCATGGACGAAATCCACGGCCGGCTACCCGCCAAAGATGGCCAGCCCGCCCAATGGATCATCGGAGTCGAAGTCTTCCGCCGGCTCTACGCCGCCGTCGGCTTCGGCCTACTCGTCTGGCCAACCCGCCTGCCCGGCGTCTCCCACGCCATGAACTTCGGCTACCACATCTTCGCCAAAAACCGCCTCCGCCTCACCGGCCGCTGCACCACCGACACCTGCAAAGTGAGCTAA
- a CDS encoding DNA sulfur modification protein DndB: MSNKTFIPAFQCSVGDWKYYICMMKYGEVARQVNFAFELGANEELGQLIQRGISSRTKGITEYLVKSEHRFLGSMVVAAWGGEPEYTRLSMDDPDGILNGLDREFGVLTFDGTQQYFALDGQHRLKAIKDAIKQKPEIGKEDICVLLVTHYDNDEGRLRTRRLFTNINRNAKQTGAAENIALDEDDAFAVLTRRVVEEHPFLKEDGRVRVILSQGAEGELKLASGSVPKTEARALTTFTVLYDVIKSLSWDQPTVLHDRTRRPSDVILEAAYELVSARIDELLVACGDVKSKLEACSSARELRAPKDAEGTGHPFMRPVIQKAIARVSANLMVQKVLSWDELLKRLSKLPWQLSEAPWLAVFSPDAGKMLTGKENTVLLEQLLKVHLAPPSIQEIKRARKNFKDVRGSQYEVAESDLSVLVVKEAGSHVTSGEDT, encoded by the coding sequence ATGAGCAACAAAACTTTCATTCCCGCTTTCCAATGCTCTGTCGGCGATTGGAAGTACTACATTTGCATGATGAAGTACGGCGAAGTTGCACGGCAAGTTAACTTTGCTTTCGAGCTTGGTGCAAACGAAGAACTCGGACAGCTAATTCAGAGAGGGATTTCAAGCCGCACCAAGGGCATAACTGAGTACTTAGTGAAGTCTGAGCACCGGTTTTTGGGTTCGATGGTTGTCGCGGCTTGGGGAGGCGAGCCTGAGTACACACGGCTCTCAATGGACGATCCCGATGGAATTCTCAACGGCTTAGATCGTGAGTTCGGTGTTCTGACCTTTGATGGAACACAGCAGTACTTCGCTTTGGATGGCCAGCATCGTTTAAAGGCAATCAAAGATGCCATCAAGCAAAAGCCGGAAATTGGCAAGGAGGATATTTGCGTGTTGCTCGTTACTCATTACGACAACGATGAGGGTCGCCTCCGCACCAGAAGGCTTTTCACGAATATTAATCGGAATGCAAAACAAACCGGTGCGGCCGAGAATATCGCTCTTGATGAGGACGATGCGTTTGCTGTTCTGACGCGAAGAGTTGTGGAAGAGCATCCGTTTTTGAAGGAAGATGGCAGGGTTCGCGTTATCCTTTCGCAAGGCGCGGAGGGCGAGCTGAAACTCGCGTCAGGTAGTGTTCCAAAAACGGAGGCGAGAGCACTGACGACTTTTACGGTCCTTTATGACGTTATCAAATCTCTATCGTGGGATCAGCCAACAGTTTTACATGACCGTACACGCCGACCGAGCGACGTAATTTTGGAAGCGGCTTACGAGTTGGTAAGTGCTCGAATTGATGAATTGTTAGTTGCTTGCGGTGATGTAAAGAGCAAACTTGAAGCTTGCTCATCCGCGCGTGAACTACGTGCACCGAAGGATGCAGAGGGCACGGGGCATCCTTTCATGAGGCCCGTGATCCAGAAGGCGATTGCTCGAGTTTCAGCGAATTTGATGGTGCAAAAAGTTCTTAGTTGGGATGAGCTGCTCAAGAGGCTGTCGAAGCTTCCGTGGCAACTTTCCGAGGCTCCATGGCTTGCCGTCTTTAGCCCGGACGCTGGAAAAATGCTTACTGGCAAGGAAAACACCGTGTTGCTTGAACAGCTACTGAAGGTCCACCTTGCTCCACCTAGTATCCAAGAAATCAAAAGAGCCAGAAAGAATTTTAAGGATGTTCGTGGATCGCAGTATGAGGTAGCCGAATCGGATCTCAGTGTTTTGGTCGTTAAAGAGGCGGGTTCCCATGTCACTTCAGGTGAAGACACCTAG
- a CDS encoding GIY-YIG nuclease family protein, with protein MSNSGVYFITCEFLGKRFVKIGRSTNIARRRNQLQSGCPFRLKVEHIETMSELEAGAKEKQWHAMFKDMRKRCEWFNAIANEADTQLMFHWFPYENDIEAFIERRKTSDAATEFDGKKLELNHQEQLLF; from the coding sequence TTGTCGAATTCTGGCGTCTACTTCATCACCTGCGAGTTCCTTGGTAAACGATTCGTGAAGATCGGTCGTTCCACGAACATCGCACGACGGCGAAACCAACTGCAGTCGGGATGCCCGTTCCGCCTCAAGGTGGAACACATCGAAACGATGTCAGAGTTGGAAGCCGGCGCGAAAGAGAAGCAGTGGCACGCGATGTTCAAAGACATGCGAAAGCGGTGCGAGTGGTTCAATGCCATCGCGAACGAGGCTGACACCCAACTCATGTTTCACTGGTTCCCCTATGAGAACGACATCGAGGCATTCATCGAACGCCGGAAAACAAGCGACGCAGCCACTGAGTTCGACGGAAAAAAATTGGAGCTAAACCACCAAGAACAACTGTTGTTTTGA
- a CDS encoding DUF4007 family protein has product MKFSGHETFPVREGWLHKGMKLVAETPEQFLDEEVADYLGVGRNMAKSVRHWLMVTGLAEVDGTESRGRATLLQPTKLGQLIWDYDPFFLNEGTWWILHANLVNNINATTTWSWFFNNFSHDRFDRAVCLESLRRFIESSQKRVPSTSTLSRDLGCMLLSYARAVPAGNDDPEDGADCPFRELGLLSYYRTSGYFHVHQAAKRIPTNVFGYVTSLAFPEAMRESKTTDIKLQEAARKFGGPGRVFCLSSETLFETVSQIEQQSDHFIQIAGMAGDRTIRLHCMPAEDWATLFYETSEELAHV; this is encoded by the coding sequence ATGAAGTTTAGCGGTCACGAAACATTCCCCGTTCGCGAAGGGTGGCTTCACAAAGGCATGAAGCTGGTAGCGGAAACGCCAGAACAATTCCTCGACGAAGAAGTGGCCGACTATCTCGGTGTCGGCCGCAACATGGCCAAGTCGGTTCGTCATTGGTTGATGGTCACCGGACTTGCTGAAGTCGACGGTACAGAATCCCGTGGGCGTGCGACGCTACTTCAACCGACCAAGCTCGGGCAACTCATCTGGGACTACGATCCGTTCTTCTTGAACGAAGGCACTTGGTGGATCCTGCACGCGAATCTCGTTAACAATATCAACGCAACGACAACCTGGTCTTGGTTCTTCAACAACTTCAGTCACGACCGATTTGATCGAGCTGTTTGCCTCGAGTCGCTTCGCCGCTTCATCGAGTCGTCGCAAAAACGTGTCCCCAGCACTTCGACGCTCTCCCGTGATCTTGGCTGCATGCTGCTCAGTTACGCCCGTGCAGTGCCCGCCGGAAACGACGACCCCGAAGACGGCGCTGATTGCCCGTTCCGAGAACTGGGTCTGCTCAGCTACTACCGGACGTCCGGTTACTTTCACGTTCATCAAGCAGCAAAGCGAATTCCCACCAACGTTTTTGGCTACGTCACATCGCTCGCATTCCCCGAAGCCATGCGGGAATCCAAAACCACAGACATCAAACTTCAAGAAGCCGCTCGCAAATTCGGTGGTCCCGGTCGAGTGTTTTGCTTAAGCAGCGAGACGCTCTTTGAAACCGTGTCGCAAATCGAACAACAGTCCGACCACTTTATCCAGATTGCGGGGATGGCTGGCGACCGCACCATTCGGCTGCACTGCATGCCAGCCGAAGATTGGGCGACGTTGTTTTATGAAACCAGCGAGGAGCTCGCTCATGTCTAA
- a CDS encoding nucleotidyltransferase domain-containing protein → MTDATTIDYDKMMQHVSVHPHPLLFATISGAHLYGFPSPDSDFDLRGVHLLPIETVVSLDDGDQTVEKEGMYDGLEIDLVTHDASKFFALMLRRNGYVLEQIFSPLVVFAGDEFDELKSIASNCITKHHAHHYLGFAATQWKLFGKESPPRVKPLLYVYRVLLTGIHLVRTGEVEANLIKLNETAKLPFLDDLIAQKRTGPEKGTLDAADLDFHTKQYERLTAELEAAYDQSKLPDLPSARPALNDLLVRLRLQTR, encoded by the coding sequence ATGACCGACGCCACCACGATCGACTACGACAAGATGATGCAGCACGTCAGCGTGCATCCACACCCGCTGCTGTTCGCCACGATTAGCGGTGCGCATCTGTACGGCTTCCCGTCGCCCGATTCCGACTTCGATCTTCGCGGCGTTCACCTGCTGCCGATCGAAACAGTCGTCAGCCTGGATGATGGCGACCAAACGGTCGAAAAGGAAGGCATGTACGACGGGCTAGAAATCGACCTGGTCACACACGACGCATCCAAATTCTTCGCTCTGATGCTGCGTCGCAACGGCTACGTGCTCGAACAGATCTTTTCGCCGTTGGTTGTGTTCGCGGGCGACGAGTTCGATGAATTGAAATCAATCGCGTCCAACTGCATCACCAAGCATCACGCCCATCACTACCTCGGCTTCGCCGCAACCCAATGGAAACTGTTCGGCAAAGAATCGCCGCCAAGGGTCAAACCGTTGCTGTACGTTTACCGCGTCCTGCTGACCGGCATCCATCTGGTGCGCACCGGCGAAGTCGAAGCCAACCTCATCAAACTCAACGAAACCGCGAAGCTACCATTCCTCGACGACCTGATTGCCCAAAAGCGAACTGGTCCCGAGAAGGGAACCCTCGACGCGGCTGATCTCGACTTTCACACGAAGCAGTACGAACGACTGACTGCTGAATTGGAAGCGGCTTACGATCAAAGCAAACTACCCGACCTGCCGTCGGCAAGGCCAGCTCTGAATGACTTGCTTGTCCGTTTGCGACTTCAGACCAGGTGA
- a CDS encoding nucleotidyltransferase domain-containing protein, whose translation MSVSNESNLIYSVGTQVVAQKDVMAANDRIAHPAGAVGVIVRSPVDRTHAYRVKFSDGFEAPIHHDQLVRLAEFKSQTIRDADASLASAGLYERVIYRCVIGSRAYGLDDEASDTDRRGIYLPTADLHWSLYGVPEQLENDETQEVYWELQKFIVLALKANPNVLECLYSPIVENVTPLGEELLAMREAFLSKLVFQTFSGYVASQFKKMQTDIRNQGRVKWKHVMHLIRLLLSGTHVLREGAMIVDVGEHRERLLTIKRGEMSFDEADRWRKRLQSEFESAFKTTTLPDRPDYERANAFLVDARRRAIQSDLP comes from the coding sequence ATGTCCGTGTCGAACGAATCCAACCTGATCTACTCCGTCGGCACGCAGGTCGTTGCTCAGAAAGACGTGATGGCGGCGAACGATCGCATTGCTCATCCGGCCGGTGCCGTTGGCGTCATCGTCCGCAGCCCAGTCGATCGCACGCATGCTTACCGAGTGAAGTTCAGCGACGGCTTCGAGGCTCCGATCCATCACGACCAACTCGTTCGGCTTGCGGAGTTCAAAAGCCAAACGATTCGCGACGCCGATGCATCGCTGGCCAGTGCCGGGCTGTACGAACGAGTCATCTATCGCTGCGTGATCGGCTCGCGGGCTTACGGACTGGATGATGAAGCGTCCGACACCGATCGTCGAGGCATCTATTTACCGACCGCCGATCTGCATTGGTCGTTGTACGGCGTTCCCGAGCAACTCGAAAACGATGAAACGCAGGAAGTGTACTGGGAGTTGCAGAAGTTCATCGTGCTCGCGCTCAAGGCGAACCCGAACGTTCTGGAATGCCTCTATTCACCGATCGTCGAAAACGTCACGCCGCTCGGCGAAGAACTGCTGGCGATGCGAGAAGCGTTCTTGTCGAAGCTCGTTTTCCAAACGTTCTCGGGCTACGTTGCATCACAATTCAAGAAGATGCAAACCGACATCCGCAACCAAGGCCGCGTGAAGTGGAAGCACGTCATGCATTTGATTCGATTGTTGTTGTCCGGCACCCATGTTCTTCGCGAAGGCGCGATGATCGTCGATGTCGGCGAGCATCGCGAGAGACTGCTGACAATCAAACGCGGCGAGATGTCGTTCGACGAAGCCGACCGATGGCGAAAACGCCTGCAGTCCGAATTTGAATCCGCGTTCAAAACCACCACACTCCCCGACCGTCCCGACTACGAACGCGCCAATGCGTTTCTCGTCGACGCCCGCCGGCGAGCCATCCAATCCGACCTGCCATGA
- a CDS encoding NUDIX hydrolase produces the protein MHKRGRFDASIICNPAEVSANEWLTIDAVRERMTANSDRKRELLKVLFDRLAHTEL, from the coding sequence ATGCATAAGCGGGGTCGCTTCGACGCCTCGATCATCTGCAATCCGGCGGAGGTGTCGGCGAACGAGTGGCTGACGATCGACGCGGTTCGCGAACGAATGACCGCGAACTCAGATCGCAAGAGAGAACTCTTGAAGGTGTTGTTTGACCGACTCGCTCACACCGAACTTTGA
- a CDS encoding DNA methyltransferase, with product MNSVKTLNRRLSSTEADDVDRLLAGAKIHLVNTDPPYNVNVEPRSKNAIAAGNSSFPAGEGKTKAGEKTMRAKDRVLANDKVSDDEFASLLAAWFGNIGRVLEPGRCFYIWGGFSNIGCYPPALAASGLYLSQTIIWDKMHPVINRKDFMSGHEWAFYGWREGAGHKFFGPNIAAVDQGFRFFGCSVVGHQKCSGVFWVTVVVKVDRCIRSVGAADGDRRSCGHGGCSLVRFVGRQSLDDVRGNGKHQRPAVVPVDIDLRPIA from the coding sequence ATGAACTCGGTGAAGACATTGAATCGCCGGCTTTCATCGACGGAAGCCGACGACGTCGATCGCTTGCTCGCCGGCGCAAAGATTCACCTGGTGAATACCGATCCGCCGTACAACGTCAACGTCGAACCGCGAAGCAAGAACGCGATCGCCGCCGGCAACAGTTCCTTCCCGGCTGGCGAAGGAAAGACGAAGGCCGGCGAGAAGACGATGCGGGCCAAGGATCGCGTGCTCGCCAACGACAAAGTCAGCGACGATGAGTTCGCGTCACTACTCGCCGCTTGGTTCGGTAACATCGGCCGCGTGTTGGAACCGGGGCGCTGCTTCTACATCTGGGGCGGCTTCTCCAACATCGGGTGCTATCCGCCGGCACTGGCGGCCAGCGGGCTGTATCTTTCGCAGACCATCATTTGGGACAAGATGCACCCGGTCATCAATCGAAAAGATTTTATGTCGGGACACGAATGGGCGTTCTACGGTTGGCGTGAAGGAGCCGGCCACAAGTTCTTCGGGCCGAATATCGCCGCCGTCGATCAAGGTTTCCGCTTCTTCGGTTGTTCGGTAGTTGGCCATCAAAAGTGCTCCGGTGTGTTCTGGGTAACCGTCGTAGTGAAGGTAGACCGCTGCATACGTTCGGTCGGCGCGGCGGACGGCGATCGTCGCTCGTGTGGACATGGTGGTTGCTCCTTAGTTCGTTTTGTCGGCCGGCAGTCGCTCGACGACGTCCGGGGGAATGGAAAGCATCAGCGACCGGCCGTTGTCCCAGTCGACATCGACTTGCGTCCAATCGCTTAG
- a CDS encoding phosphoadenosine phosphosulfate reductase domain-containing protein: MASITDALESVRDKSDETLHIVNISGGKDSAALAVYVRTKYPEIHACAEYVFCDTDCELEETYEYLETLEDYLGKTIRRLNAITLLDIRNKPDRNPFDIILNEKFGGYLPSPRSRWCTRALKIEPFEDFIGQRQAYSYIGIRADENRDGYVTKKPPSLSNKQNIIPVYPFKDDGMGLADIKMLLESNGVGLPSYYEWRSRSGCYFCFYQQIGEWQRLKKYHPDLFDKAKEYERLSDGFTWCEGRTLDEIADLPEQPLPILDESQGCAICHL; this comes from the coding sequence ATGGCGTCAATCACTGATGCACTCGAAAGCGTTCGCGACAAAAGCGATGAGACGCTCCATATCGTAAACATCTCCGGTGGAAAAGATTCTGCCGCGCTCGCCGTTTACGTCCGAACGAAGTATCCGGAAATCCACGCCTGCGCCGAATACGTTTTCTGCGACACCGACTGCGAGCTTGAGGAGACTTACGAATACCTCGAGACCCTCGAGGACTACCTCGGTAAAACAATTCGCCGTTTGAATGCAATCACACTGCTCGACATCCGCAACAAGCCCGATCGAAATCCGTTTGACATCATTCTAAACGAAAAGTTCGGTGGCTACCTGCCAAGCCCCCGAAGTCGATGGTGTACAAGGGCTCTCAAGATCGAACCGTTTGAGGACTTCATTGGCCAGCGGCAAGCATACAGCTACATAGGCATTCGTGCCGACGAGAATCGGGACGGCTACGTTACCAAAAAGCCCCCGTCGCTTTCCAACAAGCAAAACATCATCCCTGTCTACCCGTTTAAAGACGATGGAATGGGCTTGGCCGACATCAAAATGCTGCTTGAAAGCAACGGCGTGGGGCTCCCCAGCTACTACGAATGGCGTTCACGATCCGGCTGCTATTTCTGCTTCTATCAGCAGATCGGAGAATGGCAACGGCTCAAGAAGTATCACCCTGACCTATTCGACAAGGCGAAGGAATACGAACGACTTTCAGACGGATTCACTTGGTGCGAAGGCAGGACGCTTGACGAAATTGCCGACCTCCCCGAGCAACCCCTGCCGATTCTTGATGAATCACAGGGTTGTGCGATCTGTCATCTGTAG
- a CDS encoding cyclic-phosphate processing receiver domain-containing protein, with translation MKIYLEDERTTPDGWHRVYWPDEAVELLKTGSVTEISLDHDLGDDDRGTGYDVVLWIEEQVALHGFVPPAMKVHSANVSARTKMENGIRAIEAMMRRRVD, from the coding sequence ATGAAGATCTACCTCGAGGACGAGCGAACCACGCCTGACGGTTGGCACCGTGTGTATTGGCCGGACGAGGCGGTTGAGTTGCTGAAGACTGGATCGGTCACCGAGATCAGCTTGGATCATGATCTGGGCGACGATGATCGCGGGACCGGCTACGACGTCGTGCTTTGGATCGAGGAGCAGGTCGCGTTGCACGGCTTCGTGCCGCCGGCGATGAAGGTTCACTCGGCGAACGTGTCGGCGAGGACGAAGATGGAGAATGGAATTCGGGCGATCGAAGCGATGATGCGTCGGCGAGTCGATTAG
- a CDS encoding SOUL family heme-binding protein produces the protein MTRKRMTYMLGIAAVAVIGVLGWNMTARAGYESAEYKVIEKDGKFEIREYPDLMLASTTTQIDAQGRDGSFMKLFRYISGANQAEQKISMTTPVFMEKDETEAQMGFVMPKEVAVAGTPQPTGEGVAIRKRAGGRFAVIRFSGRLSEKLAKENETKLREWMKTKNLTAAQTNSDDPESTNVESASYDPPFTPGPLRRNEVLIRLQPE, from the coding sequence GTGACACGAAAACGAATGACGTACATGCTGGGGATCGCCGCCGTTGCTGTGATCGGCGTTTTAGGCTGGAACATGACCGCACGAGCTGGCTACGAATCCGCCGAATACAAGGTGATCGAAAAAGACGGCAAGTTCGAGATCCGCGAATACCCCGACCTGATGCTCGCGTCGACGACCACTCAAATAGACGCCCAAGGCCGCGACGGTAGCTTTATGAAACTGTTCCGCTACATCTCCGGCGCGAACCAAGCCGAGCAAAAGATCTCGATGACCACGCCCGTGTTCATGGAGAAAGACGAAACCGAAGCCCAAATGGGATTCGTGATGCCCAAAGAAGTCGCCGTCGCCGGCACTCCACAACCAACCGGCGAAGGAGTCGCGATCCGCAAACGAGCCGGCGGACGCTTCGCCGTCATCCGCTTCTCCGGTCGCCTCAGCGAAAAGCTCGCCAAAGAAAACGAAACCAAACTCCGTGAGTGGATGAAAACCAAAAACCTCACCGCCGCCCAAACCAATTCCGACGATCCCGAATCCACCAACGTCGAATCCGCCTCCTACGATCCACCCTTCACACCTGGCCCGCTGCGTCGCAACGAAGTCCTCATCCGGTTGCAACCAGAATGA
- a CDS encoding DNA phosphorothioation-associated putative methyltransferase, protein MIENTPVKIKRHRTAIKRASFSLPVKCMLRDGLLDKSKTMFDYGCGHGRDLDLLENMEIECTGWDPSFRPDAAITRAEIVNLSYVLNVIEDINERSQALHKAWSLCDSLLTVAAQIEFAAPDKEQEQFGDGVLTSRQTFQKYYNQHELREYIESELGEDAITAAPGVFYVFKDEQAKQQFIANRFHRRITVPRRRISEVLFEQNQDVLEPLMGCLTQYGRLPAPEECEQTAELVDRFGSLKRAFKLIQKVTDESPWEEIAQKRTEDLLVYLALARFKKRPPLSKLPVTIQHDVKSFLGGYKIACGRADALLFRAGDPDAIDQACQRATVGQLVDNALILHRSSLDYLEPLLRIYEGCARALVGEIDEANVIKLHRFSGKVSYVAYPDFEKLPHPPLRQRIKVSLPTLSIDLFDYSHWQDPPLLFRKDELLHNEHPKAKLFQALAKQEERVGLLPTADSQLSASKWQAKLEQAGLQLRGHRLITKNT, encoded by the coding sequence GTGATCGAGAACACGCCGGTAAAAATCAAGCGTCATCGGACGGCAATCAAACGAGCCAGCTTTTCGCTTCCCGTGAAGTGCATGCTCAGGGACGGCCTGCTCGATAAGTCAAAGACCATGTTCGATTACGGATGCGGGCACGGTCGTGATCTCGACTTGCTCGAAAACATGGAAATCGAATGCACGGGCTGGGATCCGAGCTTCCGCCCCGATGCGGCCATCACACGGGCCGAGATCGTCAATCTGAGTTACGTCCTCAACGTGATTGAAGATATCAACGAGCGATCTCAGGCACTTCACAAAGCATGGTCCCTCTGTGACAGTTTGCTTACCGTCGCAGCACAAATTGAGTTTGCTGCCCCCGATAAAGAACAGGAGCAATTCGGGGATGGTGTGCTGACCTCGCGTCAGACCTTTCAGAAATACTATAACCAGCATGAGCTTCGGGAGTACATCGAATCCGAGTTGGGCGAAGACGCGATCACCGCCGCGCCAGGCGTCTTTTATGTCTTTAAAGACGAGCAAGCGAAGCAACAGTTTATCGCGAACCGATTCCACCGACGGATCACGGTTCCTCGTCGGCGGATATCGGAGGTTTTGTTTGAGCAGAACCAAGACGTACTCGAACCCCTGATGGGGTGTTTGACGCAGTACGGGCGACTCCCGGCTCCTGAAGAATGTGAGCAAACAGCCGAGTTGGTCGACCGCTTTGGATCGCTTAAACGGGCATTCAAACTGATTCAGAAGGTGACCGACGAATCTCCATGGGAAGAGATCGCTCAAAAGCGAACCGAAGACTTGTTGGTCTATCTTGCGTTAGCTCGATTCAAGAAGCGGCCACCGCTTTCCAAGCTACCGGTAACGATCCAGCACGATGTTAAGTCGTTCCTGGGTGGTTACAAGATCGCGTGCGGGCGAGCGGATGCACTACTCTTCCGAGCTGGCGATCCTGACGCCATCGACCAAGCCTGCCAACGAGCGACGGTAGGCCAACTCGTCGACAACGCACTCATCCTCCATCGAAGCTCACTCGACTACCTCGAGCCACTACTGCGAATCTACGAAGGATGTGCCCGCGCCCTCGTCGGCGAAATCGACGAGGCGAACGTAATCAAGTTGCATCGCTTTTCAGGCAAAGTGAGCTACGTTGCCTACCCAGATTTCGAGAAGCTGCCTCACCCACCTCTTCGTCAACGAATTAAGGTCAGTCTGCCAACCCTCTCGATCGACCTGTTCGACTACTCGCACTGGCAAGATCCTCCGCTCCTGTTCCGCAAGGATGAGCTGCTGCACAATGAACACCCGAAAGCGAAACTCTTTCAAGCATTGGCGAAACAAGAAGAACGCGTTGGTCTATTGCCCACCGCCGACAGCCAACTCTCAGCTAGCAAGTGGCAAGCCAAGCTTGAGCAAGCTGGGCTGCAACTCCGGGGGCATAGGCTAATTACAAAAAACACATAG